The DNA segment GCAAATTCCTTTTCGTTGGGTCTCACATTCCTTAACAGGAGATTGCTTCTTTTCTTTAATGGATCGATCGAGCAGGACATAAAAGCGAGGAAAATATGCAATGACAAACAACATCATCAAATACTTTTATTGGATCGAAAACAACCATTCTCGTGATCTCGCATTCCACATCATTGCAAAGACGCGACCATTCTTGGACTGGTTTTTCCGGCACCGTCCACGTGATGTGGACGATGCTTTGTGGGCGTTCCACATGATTCACAAGGCGATGGACCCATCGCCGTCTGATTTGGAGTCCAGACCGTCGACGTGATCCCGACCGAGTCAATCGATGGCTTAATCTTGATCAGCCGATGCGTCAAATCCGGGCTCGAGTACTCCATAATAGATTTCGGTCGAACGCTTATTGTTTCTGTGTTGTCCACCCGTTCTGTTCGCATGTAGGTGAGTTGTTTGCCCACACGCGTTGGAATGGGGCCCACGCAATTCATTGGCGTCCGACAACTGCACGTTAATCTGCACGTCCGCAAAAGTCAAGATCAGCTCATCACACATGGCTACATTCTGATATCACCGGCAGCCTAAAAGTCGCACACTGTTGTTGTTGGTGTAAATCCAAAGAACACTTGGAAACATTCGATCGAAGGATTTGGTTTTCGCCCGATCGAAAGTTTTGGAAGATTATTCCATGTTAACTGAATCTTAGCAACGAAGTATGGATCCATTTCTTGCTCAAGAAGACGAGGATTGGGTGATACCAAATTTAAATTGTATTTGATTTGTTCATAAGCTTTAGATTCAATTCAAGTCGATAATATTATTGTTtaccaaaattatatatatataattgtgtcTGCAGTGCTACGGAAGAGATGAATTCATTCTCTTGCAACGGGTGTGACTGTTCTCTCTGGTTGTGCCACCCTAACATGCAACAGAGGCGGAAGATGACAACCGGCTATAATGACACGGTCCTGCGGCAATGGCAGACGATAAGAGCATCTACGAGAACGAGGCAGCACCACTCTTTACCCTCCCTCTCCCCCAACTTTCTTCTCGTTGGCATGCATGCAGCTGAAACATGGAGGATGCAATTACGACTTCTTTATCACGGTAAAATGCTGCCAAAGTTACTCTCCCCAGCAGTACTCTTTAACAGTGATGTTTCAGAGATAGTACAAGGCAGTGATGGCCACCCATAAGAGTGAGAAGTGGAGTAGCTCCAGCTCTActatatcctctctctctcttggggTTGAGGTCTCCAAGGTCAAACAGCGGGGAACGATGGCGGAGCACGTGAACATTGGGTTGGTATAAGAGACAAAAAGGAATGCACCAGAATCCGCCATTGATCACTCGCGAGTATCCTTGTGCTGTAAAGCGTTCTCCTCCCTTTTGGAACAGATAAAGAGGagcctttctttcttcctttattcATATTTGGAGCTTGCACTGAGAAACAAGGAGAAGAAACTCGGTGGGAAGAACAAAAGAAAGCTGACCATGGATCACAATCCTTTCGTTTACTCGGTTGTCGTTGTCACCCTCACCCCCACCCCACGACACAACAAGGCGATGCTGCCGGAGACCCCACGGATATAAGTGGGGGGAGTCGTATCCATGGCGCAACACTGTTCATGTTTCTTTCTGCAGGTACATGATCCTTTGAGCAAGGAGCTGAGATCAAGTTTGGAAGAACTACTACTGGGCATTGCATGGCTGTTAAAGTTAAAGCTCTGCAGTTTCTGTTGCATGTCTCAGAAAAATAGAAGACAACGGGCAGATCCATTTCTTTGGCCACACAATATctgttcatatatattttttctgtatCATTAATTATTTGGGAGTAAATATATGTCCGTACGATATGATTCATTCTGTAGCTTTTGGTGGTTGTGACTTTTTGTTGTGCACTTTGTGCTTGCAACATGCGTGCTGACTGGTTATTATGAACCCATCAATGAACTAATGAGCAGTTGACTGGTaatactataatatatatatatatataatattatttaatcttaTATTCATCGAGGAATATGAAAATGAAGAACTTATAAGTTCATCGGATCTTTTTTACCTCTGTTTTTTAGAACTTCTGTTTTGAATGGACAAAACTTTTCTAATAGATTTTATTTGAATTAATAATGAATTGTTGTGACGGTTGATATAAAGACCACATGTTTAAATTGATCAGTGCAATAACAAAGAATAATAACATGTCCTTCACATATTCTTCttcacatgtcatttcatattttaataaataaatatattaaaactaAATCAgatgttatatttttttatttaagattTTTATGTCATTATGAAGAACTTAAAGATATAGACATGAGAAATTTCAATACATTGAATGTGAAAATTGATTCCGAAGTTTTAGTagatatatcataaatataataaggtCGTTAATAAGTCGACAAAATTTACTATTATCTAATAGGATCGCTGCTTGTTAGAATAATATTTTGCCATCAAAATTCGCTTGTATTATTAATATACGATAATTTTGGAATTACGTGTATTATGTTTTTGAAgtgatatattaatttttaaaaatagaagaTAAATACGGCAATCACCGACTGCACAGGGATATAGATGTAATTTTGTCGAAAATGAAAACATAGTGTTGTGTCGAGTGATCACAAGAATCAATAATGATCAAAGCAAGCAAATGCTAGAAAAGATtcgtctttttcttttctcttcttttgcaATGTAGCGTCACTTCTTCGCTCGCCCGCTCGTCCGTCCGTGCCCTAACAAAAAAACATTGCCCGAGAGGGAGCAGAGCtgagcagagcagagcagagaAGCGCCACATCGATCCCCACCTCCAAAGAATCCAAAGAAGACCCGATCGGGAAACCCTAGAAGAAGAAACCCACACCCCGGTCTTGCGGCTGACCCTTGCCGAGCCGATCGATCTTCCCTCCACGGCTTCGGCGTCGCTCTTGGCATCCCTTCCGATGGGCGTCGACGAGGAGGAGGTGGCCGCGGCGCTGATCGGGCGGCGGTGAGCCAGCTGGTGGTGGATCTTCCCGGGGAGCCCATGGGTTGCGCCTGTGGAAAGCCATTCGTCATCGAGGACAGTAGAGGGAGCCCTCGCCAGAGGCTGCCCGCTTCGCGGCTGCCGGCAGCGGCGGCGCCCTTGCAGGCGGATGCGCCGGCGAAGAGGATGGCGGCGGCGGTGTCTTCGTTGATGCGCGAGGAAGTGGTCGGGGTTAGGGTGGACGCGGTTGCACAGGTAGTGGCGGTGGAGAAGAGAGTGGGGAGCGGGCCGATTCGTGCTAATGGAATGGACGCCGATAGGAGGAGAGTGATGGAGAGGCCGGCACAACGGAGCCACCCGATGCAGGTCATTGGCACTGTCCCAAAGGCTGTGGAGGGGGAGCAGGTGGCAGCTGGGTGGCCTCCTTGGCTTGCTGCGGTTGCGGGGGAAGCCATTAGGGGCTGGGTTCCCCGCCGTGCTGATTCCTTTGAGAAGCTTGACAAAGTAAGCGCGTCTTTAGGCCCTGGTATTATTGCCAAATATCGTCACTATTTTTCTGTATTATGGATGATAAATTATAGCCATGTTGTAGCTTTCTTTGATATGCCATTTCTTCATAATGttctttgagaagcattttgttgTTCTAAGCCTCTTTTGAACAACAATGCCATTGACTAATTGATGAGGAGCCGAGAGAGCTTAATTAGTTTGACCAGTGGACTCTGTTGCTCATGAAGTTATAAGATTTAATGGAAGTTGCAAATTCATCAAATCGTCTAGGTTTTCGTAGGCCAACATCGGTGGTAATTCCTTCAAAGGTTTGGATGCACTAGTGGGTTCCTAGGAATAAATACCATAAACATAATGTATGATATGTaggtaaaaaattaatataaaagttTTAGATAATTTGTAAGTTAAAAAGCATGTAACATAACCTGCTCAATCCTTTGCCATTAGCTTCTGAATGGGGATCACATTAACATTCACTATTTCACATTGGAGATTCCAATCGTATCAATAAGACTTGTTAAATTTCTATACAATGTCTCTTCCATGGGTGTTTTGATGAAAAACACTGCTTAAAATACCCACATAAATAGAAGtgaaaggaaaataaattaaaaattactataataattaaaaattttggcAAGCATCAAGGACAATAATAAAGATGTATTAAACCAACATATGCATTACTGTGACACTGTCATTGTTCGTTGCACATGTATGTATAACAACTATATTTGCTTGTAACTTGTATAACCAATTAGTTCCACTTGTTGCATTACCTGAATGATAAGTGTTCTTATTCTATAATTTTCTAGGTGAGTTTTATGACTCTACCATAATCAATTTTAACAAGCAGGCACTTAAGAGAACATGCAAGCCTTATGGGCCTGGGCAGCTTCCTATTTCTCATCTAGGCATCCAAGCATCATTTGGTCTGAAACTCAAAAGCACTTGGCATTTAGGCGGTGGTGTAGCTATGTGGCCTAGGCATTGCTCATGACAATATTGGTAGCTTCAGATTTCGGTTGCATGATGCTGACTACATTGGTGGTTCCACTTGTTAGAGGGGGATTAAGTATTGCTTTTATGAATATGAACCCTTTTTGCAATGAATTGGATTTTACGATCTTAATTTAGTGGTTTTGTTGTTCATTCagcatcataattttaaaaatgacataaatgaCTCTAGAAATTAATATTTGGTCATATGCTGGAAAATTTGCTTGGATTTGGAAGTGGATGGTAAAGATAGTATTTTGATTTCGATATCTGATGTTAATGTTGCTATTTTACAAAGTAGTGTGATGTCCCAATTATGTTGTTTTAGGTCAATTTGGAAGTTCTGGAAAAATTCCTTGTTTTGGAAGTGGGTGGTAAAGATTGTATTCCGTTTTGCTATTTGAGGTCGATGTTACTTTTCGTAGAGCAAGTGTGATACCCCAATTAAGTTATATTGTTTTAGCTATCGGAGGTTCAGCTCATGTTTTGGTGGCTTGTTGAAGGACGGTGCATCCATCTTCAATCATATATGTTTTTTTAATTGAATTTAATAGCAATGTCAAGATCCTAAGTAATACTTGAGGTTTGAAGTTGCTACTGCCACTTTACTGGAGGCAATTAGTGTGGTGATGTAGAAATGGTGGTTTCATGGGTTACTCCTTTGCGATTAGGATCTCTCAGGTTAATCAATGAAGCATTGATGCCAAGGTTTAACAACTCATGATtgattgttcaaaaaaaaaaaaggagattagAATCTCTCAGATTGGTTGATATGGATTGAATTTTGGCAAAAGGGTTTTAAAAATTGTGATGTTCCCATATCTGTACTGCTTGTACAGATGATAAGATTCTTTTGTACTAATTTAGTTGCAAAACAAATTCGAATGTTTTGGTCCTCCAGACCTTTTGTATTGAACATGGGCACAACCTGACAATTTCACTTTGATCTGAAGCTAGCTGCTTTGGAAATCATTTAGAACCTGTTCATCTTGTTTTTGATTTTTGCTCGCAGTTGATCTTGTCATCATTAGTAGATTTCTTTCCTGTCTTGCATTTCACTTGATTAGCaggtttattcttttttttttcagttgcAAAGTGTGTAATATACTTTTGATTGCTAGCAATAGATGCTTGGAGACCTGCTTTTTACATAAAATTTCACACCACTATAAAATTTATGATAGCTGATGCTAATTATTAATATTGTAATTCCTAAAGTTGTACTCTTTATGATAGTATTTAGATTACAAATTCCTAGTTTATTTAATTTTGAAAGTTCACCTTGCAGTTTCATCATGTTTGTAATGTGATGAAGCATTATGGTTTTTGCAGATTGGCCAAGGAACATACAGCAATGTATACAGGGCTCGTGATCTTGACAATAAAAAGATTGTTGCTCTAAAAAAAGTGCGGTTTGACAATCTGGAGCCTGAAAgtgtaaagtttatggctagggaaatTCTCATTTTGCGGAGACTTGATCATCCAAATATAGTAAAGTTGGAAGGTTTAGTAACATCACGTATGTCTTGCAGTTTATACCTTGTTTTTGAGTATATGGAACATGATCTTGCTGGTCTAGCTTCTTTCCCTGGATTGAAGTTCAGTGAACCCCAGGTGAGTTGGAATTTGTAATATATTCTCTGTTATATACTAgagtattattattttatttccaTAGGGGAAAAAGAATCGATGTTTGGACATGACATGATCACTACATGTTTGAAGTTCACTGATCGTTTAAGCAAGCTTAAAATAGCTATATAACCTATCTTCAATTTTAGAAGATGATGATCTTGTGGCTATTTGTATCTTAGCTACATGGTTTACAATTGTTTTGGTTGTCGTACAGGTTAAATGTTACATGCAACAACTTCTACGTGGCCTTGACCATTGTCATTGTCGTGGAATTCTGCATCGGGATATTAAGGGCTCCAATCTCTTGATAGACAACAGTGGCATTTTAAAAATTGCAGATTTTGGTTTGGCAAGTTTCTTTGATCCTGATCAGAGACTGCCATTAACTAGTCGTGTAGTTACCCTTTGGTATAGACCTCCAGAGCTTTTGCTAGGAGCTACTAATTATGGAGTGGCTGTGGACTTATGGAGCGCCGGATGCATCCTTGCAGAATTATATGCAGGCAAACCTATAATGCCTGGAAGAACAGAGGCAAGTTACTTCGTGACTAGTGCAGATTTATTATCTGTTTATTTGTTGGGGATCTTATCCCGTTATTTAAAAACTAGAGCGGGCTTTCAGTTTCGTCATAATTTTGTTCCTCTCAAGTCTCATCTATACTTCACACTGTGATTTGACATATTTTTATTATGCTGTTTGTTAAACTTAAACCCGAACCTTCCTATATGTGCTTTTATCCTCACAACATGGGTACGCACTCTTCAAAGCTCGACAAAATTTTACTTTTTCTACCTGTTTCTTATCTTGAAACTTTAGGAAAGTTAGATGTGGCAGGAAAACTTGAAATGGGTTAATGGGCTGACTGCTGAGAATGGTTTATTACCAGCATAAGTTAAAGTCATGAAACTAAAATCATACATGTATATTCATTTGGATGAGTGAAATAAGGTTCATGATTGAATACTTGGCTATAACATGAAAAATCATCAGAAACTCGATCAGGATTTGCTAACCATGAAGGAATTGGCTAATTCTGGCCATCCTTTGTAGGTGGAACAAGTAGAAGAAAAtggagaaggaaagaaaaaaagtagTAGTAGGAGGAAGAAGTGAAGACCAAGTCTATGCCATTTTATTCTCGTTTAGAATAAAACTTTTGTTGTTCTACCATATCCTATACCAAACCTAACATCAAAGGTATCAAAAGGACCACTGATGTTCTTGTGCGCCCCACATTTGTTGACCAATAGGTATTTTCCTTTAGTATTGGCTATATATTGTGATCAACGAGAGCCTTATTTAAGTTGTTACCAAACTTTAACTTGCGTTTTAGTTTTCATATTGTTAAGTAATAGtaaattttttaaagataaaatctctattatcatcaacaaaatggttAATCAAActacatagaaagtaagaaaacaaaatcttttggcatatttatttatttttgttaaatttcaatgtatagtttttttattttctggACACGTTTGAATTTtctgtattttattttatttattttttggactGATCTAATCCTGCTGATCTAGGCCAACATATGCAGACCAAGGCCTTAGGCTTGATCCCAAGCCCGGTTCCAGTCCAGTCTTGTATACTTGACTCGGAAGTTAGTTACCTTAGGACTTCTTAATGCTTATGAATCTAGTTGCTTTGTGTGTTAAACGTATGACTCATaggatatatgtaaatataattaACTTGTTAGCTTGTTACTAATGCGGCTATATGATCTCTCAAGTGTAATGCTTGTTTTTATTGCCTCTTGAGCAACTTGAAGTGTTGCATTCATTTGTTGAGATTAAAGAACATATGTTTTTATCTCTACTGGGACTTTTCAAGATACTTCTCCCATATTAATGAATTAGACGGGAGAAATTTTATTTTCTGAATTTTGAATTGACTGTAGCTATAAGGTAGATGATTTTTTACATCTGAGGTGGACCTGGCTTAGGAACTTTAGGTTCCTCAAAgtcaagttttgaagccaaactTTGTACTGTCAAAATTGGTGCAGCACAAAATAGTGTAGGAGATAAGTGCATCAAATATCCAAACCATTTAACCAGAATGTGCCATTGTGCTGTTCTTAAATAACATTTATACATAGGTTTGTCCCTATTGTCATGAGAATTTGCAGGGTTCGTGGTGCAAAATTTTGTTTTCAAGTTTTAGTCAGTGTATGTTGATGTTTTCAGTGTGCCTCTGCAGGTAGAACAGTTGCACAAAATATTTAAGCTTTGTGGTTCACCGTCTGAGGATTATTGGAAGAAATCTAGATTGCCCCATGCAACCATTTTTAAACCACAACAACCTTATAGACGATGTGTTGCAGACACATTTAAGGACTTTCCGTCTGCAGCTTTAGCACTAATTGAAGTCCTTCTATCAGTGGACCCTGCAGACCGTGGAACTGCTGCCTCTGCCCTAAAAAATGAGGTATTTGTTTTTCCATATTTAAGCATTACTAATTGAGATAGTATCTTGATGCTGCTTTTAATTTATGgatcattttttaaattattgttttACATCATTTGGTTATATTATTTTCAACAATATCTTAAATTGGATTGTATGATATTTATGGTGATATTGTTCTTTTCTATGAGTTAGTTTTGAACTATTTTTGGCTTACTTTGCTTCTCTTAATGTGCTCCCAAAGGCTTTGTTATCATGGCGTGCACTAATTTTCGTGGCAAGTGCTCCAGCACAGATGCTTTCTATGCCTAATTATTTCTTGATGTATATGTTGTTACAGTGCAGATACAGTGATGGGGCAGTGTTAGGCAATTTTCACCTGTTGTTTGAGCTTTTTTCCATATAGATGCTCTATTGAGGCATGTTTCCCCTTTATTATAGCTTTAGTGCTTTGAAATAATATAGAAATATTCAATCTCTTAACATCAGCATGGAGAGATTCTCCACTATACCAAAATAGCATAAACTTTCTTAGTGCTTAATGACAGTTTTGAGTTTTAGGGCCATATCTAATTAGTCAGAGGGATAAGTCCAGATTTACCCATTCTTCAAGGAAGTTATGTGAATTTTTTGTTATGATGGGAGTACATACATATGCATGTGTTCCCTAATACATGAAAATATGCTCAGAAATAtttttcctctttggaagatatagGACCAAAACAGTCAATTTATTGATATTGGAAGATCAAAAGGATTCTTTGAATGTCTCTTTATTGGTTCAGTCCATATGACAAAAGAAATGTTGATCCTCTATTTGGGGTGGTTAGATCTTGCTCCTTGTCACCATTTTCATGGAGAATGGATGACTTCATCTCTCCACTCATCAGGTCAGAATTTAGTTTGGGACAAACAGTGCTTAAGCTTGTAACTTCCACCATGACCAGGAGGTTAAAGATTTGTATCACTAAGCTGAACTTGTCATGTATTTGAGTAAATGGTGACCAAGCAACCTTTTCTTAGCTTCTAGACATGCCCAGCTGTTGCCCTTTACAATTTTCACAATATCCTGAAGTAACAACCGGTAAGAGTGTTTCTCATATGGCGTCTTTTTCGACTTGCAtatgttttttttaatatcattttaaaAAGCTACTGCTTGTTTTGCAGTACTTTACAACAAAGCCTCTTGTTTGTGACCCTTCAAGTTTGCCTAAATATCCTCCCAGTAAAGAGTTTGATGCAAAAAGACGTGATGAGGAAGCTCGAAGGTCTGTACCTCCTGCTTAATGTAGCTTTTTTGTGCCATCCTTTTTTAGTAAAATTTACACCAAAGTTAATGGTGCTATTTAATGTCTAGATGTGGTGCTTTTGCGTTATTGAATATTCAAGCCTGaaagcataattttaaaaattcttttttaaCCCTTGGTGGTGGTGGTTGGATTTCTACTGTCAGCCCTTGCATTGTGCTCCATGATTATGTTAGGAACTTATAGTGATGCATAGTTGATTGATAGCTATGATTAAGCTTCCACTCTTTCAAATGAGCATTCTTATAGGGATATGTATGCAACTTCCTGGTTCCAcccaatggttcaagttcttgtaGGTATATGAATGTTATGACAATGCTGAGTATGATAGCATGCATTTTCTTATCCATATACTTCTTGAGTGATATGTATTAGTTAATACTTTCTTCTTAGAAGTAGCACTTTCATGGTTATTTAGTTCCCAACAGGTATCCTGGAACTAGTGAAAGCCTTGAGTAAGAGATCTTGTTTATTATACTTGATTGGTTTGTAGAAAGGTTTTAAGGGGAGAATAGATGCACATTTGATGTTTGTACAGCTGATCATGAAGTAGCTTTCTATTGTTTGAGCGAAGGTGGATTTAAATACAAGATGCTCAAAAGCTACTTATGAGTATATGTTATATATCAATCATATGTTTCTGTAGCTAAAACATATGGTTGCATATCATTGCAAAACTGCTTGAATAcacttttaatttaaatattatacACAAGATGTACAATTTTGTGGTTACAATGAACTCATGCTTTAGTGTATTGTTGTAACTGTGACATTGACATCTCATTGATGTTCTTCACAGGCAAGGTGCTTCAAGGGGTAAAGTACATCGTCCAGATCTTGAAaagagaggacaaaaagaatctaGAGCTATTCCAGCGCCTGATGCTAATGCTGAGTTAGCATCATCAATGCAGGTTCTTCGTTATCTTTTCAATTGTATTGCTTAGTACATGTTCTGCATAGCCCCTTTGACACTAATTAATTATTAGACACCAGACATCTCTTTCCCTTTCTGTAGCAATTTATGGAACTTTGTTAATcctcctttctctttttcttcccgtcttctttaccttttcttttcctttgtcttctcttttttcttgttcATTTCTTTATATACATGTACAGGCAGAtgtgtatttttatgtgtgtaTTTGTCACTTAAACAGTATTTGCTGAATTGTTGTCGaaaggggtgtgtgtgtgtgtgtgcacacgTGTGCTCCTGTTTAATAATATGCAAAAATATTCACATGATTGTTATCCATCCACATATGAAAAGAAATGTGATCAGTTGCTCCAAGACAATTTTATAACCTGCCGTCGTTTTTCGAATATACTTTTACTGTTTTACAAGACATGCAGGTATTTTAGATGAATGTCATAGCATGTGTTTGATGAAGGTTCACAACTGTCAACATTCAACATTGTGAACATTCTTGAGATTCGGACACATTGTGATGAAGTTACTACTTTGTAATCAAGCATTGATAGAGCACGGATCTCTTAGCCTAAATTAAAACCCATGTTTGCTGCATCTTGTTTCATAGAGCAAAGTCTCATTGGTAAGGAATAGTTGCCTTTTAATTTGACCTAACTTAAATTCCAATTAACTTGTGTGTTGATTACTGTTTAACTTACTCGTCTCCTATTCTACAAGATTTTAGTTCAGTTCTGAGAGTTATGATTCTCTCTCTAGTAGTCACATCTTTATCTATCATTTTATTTAGAGTCGTAGCTTTATCTATCATTATATTTAGATTCAGCAGCAAATTTTCTCGTTTTCTCAACTAGAGGAATTTCCATTGTGCtacttattttttcttgaaagGAATATATCACAAGATGAGCTGCTAAAGTGTCAAGGGTGCATTGCTGAGCTCTGAGAGGCAAGGCATTATTTCCCAATTATTTGTGATTGGTTACATGTATCATTGAGTAGCAAGGCATCAAGAAATATTTAGCCCATTCAGTGGAGTCCTTATATATTCCACATCTTGCTTCTCTAGTTCAGTGTGAAACTATTCATAAATCATAATAAGCATCTTTTTGGAAAATGTTTTTGAATTTGTCATTCATTACATTTGGTTGTCATATGaatcatttttatatttcagaGGAGGCAAAGCCAGGCTAATTCCAGAAGCAGGAGTGAGAAGTTTAGTTCACAACATGAGGAAGTTGCTTCTGGGTTTCCAATCGAACCACCTCGAGTAACCCCAGTACTTGAAGTATCTGAAGAGCCCCAGAATCAATTTTCTAATAGGTCCTTCCATTCTGGACCTTTGGTTCATCGAAGTCAATTGCCAAAATCTTGGAAAAATGAAGATCTACCCAAGGTTTCTGCAATAGCAGATTCATCAGGATTGCCTGGACCAGCCACTGCAAGGAGGAAAGTTATATCAAATGATGGGAATGAAGATTTCTTTGCCCAATTAGGAGGTCATCCATCTGGTAGGTTATCTGAGTCTGGGAATGAGTCAGATGGCAAAAAGTGTGATCAAATGTGTCATCAGAGAGAAGATGAGAGGAGCAACATAGGTCAACCAACTGTAAGTATTCAAAATCCTGATCGATAAGTTTCGGCAACTATTTAATCTGTTTATCTATTATTCCAAATTAGAGTTTGTTAACATGTCTTCACTATTCATAGGGTTGTAGAAATATCTCGAGAGAATTAGGAAGTAATGACCTTCTGATATCATTCTGTGTGAAACTATGAAATACAGCAGTCTCTGGTTACAATATGATGACCGAACCTGTATCTACTTGTCTTCTTGCTTGCTCCAATTA comes from the Musa acuminata AAA Group cultivar baxijiao chromosome BXJ1-10, Cavendish_Baxijiao_AAA, whole genome shotgun sequence genome and includes:
- the LOC104000866 gene encoding probable serine/threonine-protein kinase At1g54610 — its product is MGCACGKPFVIEDSRGSPRQRLPASRLPAAAAPLQADAPAKRMAAAVSSLMREEVVGVRVDAVAQVVAVEKRVGSGPIRANGMDADRRRVMERPAQRSHPMQVIGTVPKAVEGEQVAAGWPPWLAAVAGEAIRGWVPRRADSFEKLDKIGQGTYSNVYRARDLDNKKIVALKKVRFDNLEPESVKFMAREILILRRLDHPNIVKLEGLVTSRMSCSLYLVFEYMEHDLAGLASFPGLKFSEPQVKCYMQQLLRGLDHCHCRGILHRDIKGSNLLIDNSGILKIADFGLASFFDPDQRLPLTSRVVTLWYRPPELLLGATNYGVAVDLWSAGCILAELYAGKPIMPGRTEAKQLHKIFKLCGSPSEDYWKKSRLPHATIFKPQQPYRRCVADTFKDFPSAALALIEVLLSVDPADRGTAASALKNEYFTTKPLVCDPSSLPKYPPSKEFDAKRRDEEARRQGASRGKVHRPDLEKRGQKESRAIPAPDANAELASSMQRRQSQANSRSRSEKFSSQHEEVASGFPIEPPRVTPVLEVSEEPQNQFSNRSFHSGPLVHRSQLPKSWKNEDLPKVSAIADSSGLPGPATARRKVISNDGNEDFFAQLGGHPSGRLSESGNESDGKKCDQMCHQREDERSNIGQPTDHGPKGNKIHYSGPLLRPSGNVDQMLKEHDRQIQEVFRRARINKSKIRKVQGDGNQLGVKPSDFIAMPVYPSSRGSSVPVFTSSRGPAQ